GTTCTTCGCTCTCCGCATGTAAATAAAAAATCGAGAGAGCAGTTTCAGACGAAAATCCATAAGCGGTTGTTGGACATCTTGAATTCCACTCCTAAAACCGTTGACGCACTGATGAAGCTCGACCTTCCGTCGGGTGTAGATATTGAGATAAAGGTCTGAAATGGCCGGTCTGAT
This genomic stretch from Candidatus Neomarinimicrobiota bacterium harbors:
- the rpsJ gene encoding 30S ribosomal protein S10, with the protein product MAGQTIRIRLKAYDHKLVDKSTALIMKTARSTGAVVSGPIPLPTRRTIITVLRSPHVNKKSREQFQTKIHKRLLDILNSTPKTVDALMKLDLPSGVDIEIKV